The segment CCTCTGTAAATAGTTAAATTAgcactcagtggtgtaaaagaaCCCCAGTGTTGGTGTAATAACCAGAGATGAACAAAAAAAACAGCCATCATTGTTATATTTCCCACGATGCTCTATCgcagtttttttattttgtattattgtttgtttctatgtttttgcatgtacattgactGATGAATTCATTATTCTTACGCTACTTAAATATATCACACATTTTTCTAAACTCATCCAATCTGTTACTTGGAcgtattgcacccgttactgtaatgttgttctagTTTAGATGCTttaggcacagccagaagaggactggccacccctcatagcctggttcctctctaggtttcttcctaggttttggcctttctagggagtttttcctagccaccgtgcttctacacctgcattctagctgtttggggttttaggctgggtctctgtacagcacttcgagatatcagctgatgtacgaagggctatataaaataaacttgattgattgattgattatctcAGTCTCAGTCATATCTCAGTCTTcccaaccctggcagtcattctgaatacaGCTTGCGGGTAAATACAAATGACACATTTTGACTATCCCCACtcaggctggattccaataggaattacacatcactttgcaagccagcgaAGTGTGACTTGCAGGGCTAATGTGACCTGTAAAACATATGTTTCAGGCCAGTGTATAAGGGTAAAATTAGGCCCTCAAAAGAAGGCCTTATGAAGTATGTATTGTCTTAAAGAATATCATTTTAATTATAACATATTCACTTAggatctcacttggtgaaggccacaggactgaaaatgaatgaatgcaacaaccatgtctctgtcattaacaaatacagtcatgggtggaaACTCTACAAACTCTCAAAAGGCAAGGAGGCacactgggaaatatgcaaataaggctttacactaaggaaagtgttaatttaacactgaagTGTGGACCTGTATAAACACTGAAACAGTGTTACACTTAACATGctcagacttgcctagttaaataaagcttacAAAAAAATGTACTTTAAAAATAAACATGCTCAGTGTTGATTCCacactggagaatttgctgtgtaGGCATCTCTAATGTTTTCTGGTCTTTGAAGCTGGCTGCACTGAGGAGATATTGGAGATCTTGGTGAAGCTGAAGGTACATGTGATCAGATTTTCCAGACGTTCTCGTATCTCGTCTTCTGATGGGTTTGGAAAAGTGAGGTGTGTGTCTGCAAGCATAGAGCAGTCACCCATTTAATTTTAAGTGAAAGGGATAATATCTTTATCATGGCTCCTAAATATAGCTTACTTTCTTACTTatcttactctgtctctctcccacgtTCTCTCTATGTGGGAGAATGAGACATGTGACTCATATGACCCATACTAGAGCTACGTTGCTTTAGAGCTCCATTTCAAACCATGGAACTGGTCCCTTCACTGCTACCCTGCCCTTGCCTGATCAGTCAGTCCACATTTCAACATTTACAGTGGTGTGGATGGGAGGCACTGGGCAATTCTGAAAGAGAATTTGATGAGCAGGCAAAGATTTTCACAACACAAAAGCGTTAAAGTCTCTTTTTGGGTGGACGCAAATCCCTCACACTCACCACCCGCTATTTCTGGCAGCGGTGGAGCAGTTCTCTCTGGCCGGTGCCCTTTGGGTCTGGTCTGGCAGGATCTGGCCCGGATTGTCCTCTGTAAGCAGGGAACCCATCCTTCTAAAAGCTGCTGAATCGCTAGTGTCTGTTAAAAGAGATGCTCTCTCATGAAAAAGAAGCCTGAAGTCAGTTGCCTTGATGGGCAGACCATTGAGGCCAAGCCTGGACATTGAACGTTGGGGGGGGTTTGGGAAAATAGCCTAACGCTAGACAGGAACAATCAGAATCTAGATCGAGCAGACAGTTGAGTGTCATCGTCGACACAATTCAGTCACAGACTCCACAAGCATCGTTACAAACAAGAAACTGAGATGAAAATGTGGGTTTCaggttttttttttaatggtgaAAACATCCTTTATCTTCGAAACAGACACATTTACAAGATCTGCAAcaaaagaaatgaaagctgagaAATGATATTTTGCGACCTGATTACAGATTCCAAAGCGCTGCAACATGGTAGTGTCTgaaacagttaaaaaaaataaacaatcatAAAAAATACATATGAGGCAGGCTCTTTCTTTTTTTGTCGGTTTGATTGAAAAAAGACTGCATGAATAGGAGGTGAAACGTTGAAACAATGCATACAAGACTATGCAGTAACCCATAGCAGCCTGTGTGTTGCTTGCTAACTACATGGTAGACTGGTGTAGGCTGagctgttctgagccaatttcaCAGGGTGAGAAGAGACGGCGAATACACACCGCCTGCACGATCCAGACAATATCATCAAAATGTACACAgtcaaaaataaaaaatgcaagACCAGAACGTGTGAAATAGCAAAATAGAGAAAAAGGAGTCTACAGAATGATTTGAGTAGAGTACATCTTCCTCTGTTCTCTTGACCACCCAGGTTACAGTCACACAGTGGTCACCTAAGCCGATTCACATCCCCTATGGAGTGCCTCCGCCCTGTAGAACTCCATTAGATGTCCATTCACTCTGTCCTTAAGAGAGCTGCATTACAGCTTACACACTATgggagtgaggggagaggagagaggacacgagTAGGATCTCATCAGTGGAGACAAAGACAGTAGTTTCCTTAATATGTCCTACAGAGTTGTGACATGACCCATTTCTACACTAGTGGGAAGCCAGGGATCCCACCCTTAGTGAAAACACTGTTCATTATTCTCCAAAGATACACACTTTAGATTTGTATAGTACACACCGATGTTGCTATTTTTAATAACACTGTCTCTCACCCCAAGACCCACAATACTGGTGATGAATCATCATTCATTTTCATCTTCATGTCAAAAATGAATTCCTAGCAGTTCCTATCAACATGTTATGTTTAGAAATGGCATTAGAGAAACTGAATTAGCATGAGACAGTATTTCCCCATGGGCTTGGAACTTACAGCATTGCAGTTAGATCATGTAACCACTGCCTAACCTAGCCTCAATTAACAGGTCATTTACAGTTATACCATGGCAGTGCACCAACCCAGAGAATGTTATCAAAGCTCAGAAGGCATGCGTGAATATCTGTTTAGTCCCACAGAGAAGAGGCCCTGACACACAGAGGTAATGATAATAAATAGTGCTCGGCTTAATAGGCTACCTCCCTAAAGTTGTGTTGTGTGTACCaggacccctctctctcctgcctatTCTCTCTGCTTAGGTCCTCTtaaaggtgggagagagaggtatTACCACTGtgcttgtctgtctgtggtgAAAGCAAGACAAACCCCTTCACCATCTGCACCTATCTCCCCAGCCCAGCTCCCTGCCTCTCACGTTttcctctgtccctcacttgcACTCCTTCACAAgttctcttctccccccccatccccccctaCAGCTCAATATTTGTACTTCAATATAAAAACAACACATCCTCAACCTCGCTCTCCATCGACAAAAGGCAGAACACTCATTCAACATTGGGCAAGAGGCAGATAAACATTTGGCACAAGATTTTCTGGTAGGTATGCAGCCGACCCAAAGCGAGTGCATGCACTACAAACACAGCCCAGCTAAGTTCAACCTCTTCGGTAGCTGCGTAATTCCCTGCTAGGGTGTCTCGGCAAATATCATCCTAGAAGGCAGCACGGGAACACACACTGACTCTCTCTTTGCCTTTTCGATCCGTTCTGTCTCTTTTTCCAtctgtatttattttttccaTCTATTTCTTCCGACAAAGGTTTGTCAATCCCTCAGCCTGCTGTGAACTTGCTACAAAAGGTGAGTTAAAAGATAAGCACCCCTATACAAAATACAGTAAAGTTTAAACCACGTGAAACTGAATATACAGTAGTCCATATGAAACTGAAACAGTCGACATGAACAACGACAAAACAATATTAAACAATCTCTGTACATGCACTATGGCACAAACTAATATTCCTGTGGAGTTTGTTTGTCTGAAAATGACTACGGGAGAGCAACAGAAAATAGTGCTCTAGCCTCTGTGGCTTCAACACACCTATGAGGAGGTACTGCTGTTATTAATTGGAGCTGAAATGTTTCAAATATCAGCAAATGTTAACGCAAGGTCTTAAATCAACCTGTCAAACTACTTTGTACAAAGTACAGCAAagccccatctctccctcattgACTAATACTCTATGACTGCAAGGGGATATGTTGTTTTCTTCCAAAAAAAATGACATCAACACAGACTGTACCAGGATTTCACGGTTACATTCACAAGCCACTGGGGTGCTATTGTCTTGTGTGCCTGACGAAAATCAAACTGGATTTATTCACAAAATGATATGGCCCGCTGCTCATTATTCCTCTACCTATACTACTGATAGGCGTTAGGCACTTAAAACACATGTTCACATATACAAATATAGATAGCATTATACATTATTTTTCTTCCCCACCAAACTTGGgtattaaaaacaagaaatgaaaAATCTTTGGTTTGTAAACACACGTTCATATCAATCATTACTAGTTAAGGTGTAGTTGTTGTCATTCAAAGCTTGTCTCACCAGAAATTGAGTTTTATGGTGCTCTAGTAACCCCTGTGTTGCTGGGACATTGCCCAGCACGCGTCAGGGTGCAAGCCACACACCCCTCAGAGAGCAAAGGGGCCGGCATCCTCCTCACAGCCATGGAGGCAGCTGGACACCACAGGGCACAAATGCAGCCACACATTATTGTCTGTCTATCGCTCAATTCAACTGCCTTTTCAGTTTGCAACAGAGTCAGTCAATCCAGGTCAGTGTCAATGAAAGTATTGCTGCTGCTTTCATTCTTGTCCATCATTGTTTGCATTGTATTGGGCAAAACGCCATCCCATACTTCCCAAGCTTGGGTTAGGTGTCGGACAGGGTGGCATTTTCACAGTAAACTGTCCTGCCATTGGTTTAAGACGGACCTCACAGGAGCTGAGACCCAACTGTTATTTTCTTCCCCCCATCACTCTCTAACAGAACATGACTAAATTAAATTCAATACAGGTTGGTGAGCCATGGGGATACCTTTTTTCTCATTCATTTATCTGAAAAACACTTTACAGTGAGTCACCCCAGTGATTCAGCCTCTGTATGAATGAatcactctccctccccctctctcactccttccttTCCCTGTGCTGTCTCAGTTGCAGGGTAGCCAGGTGGAGTAGGCATGCTGCTGGCAGTGGAACATGGGCTGTACCTGGGCTATGTAGTAGTTACTGAAGTTACCGTCTGCCACGTAGGCGGCTGGCTGGTAGTAGCAGGTGACGTTAGCCACATTTGGGATGACGTTCTGCTCGGCCAGCACGCGCACCGCCAGCATGGCGATCAGCCCCAGGGTCTGCCGCCTCTCATGTCCCATCAGGCACACCGTACTCTCGTTGACCACCCCATGCAGGGTCATCAAGTAGTCGTACTTGCGGTCCTCCAGGCCCACAAAGTGGTTTTGCAGGTAGGACTCCAGCTTGCGCTGCTGCTCGCTGATATCCGAGAAGTCGATGAAGAAGCGCGAGCACATGTAACGCTGCAGGGACTTCATCTCTGTCTCGGAGTCGGCTTGGAAGCCCCTTACCAGCAGGTGACAGTACTTGAGCAGACCGCCGCCCCGGATCTCCTCTGGGTTGCGCGTGCAGATCACCTTCTGGCGTAGGTGGTCGAGGGCAGCACCAAAGTCCCCAAACACACTCTCGCCCACGATGGTGGGATGGAAGGTCTCGGCCATGGGGTTCTCAGAGCATTCATAGAACAGCAGCAGGGAGTCCAGCTTGATCTGGAAGGAGTCCACGCTGAATTCAAACTGCCGCCTCAGAGAGTCTACGAACTTGAGCTCCACGTTCTTGCCTCTGTTgttggagagggagatgaggctCCAGCGGTCTGAATCATTGCACACCTTCACCATCTTCTGCACATAGGCTTCCtgtcagacagaaacacacagggGAAATGAATCTTGAGCTCCAGTTGCCAATGGATAGAAATACTGTACGCATACTTTATAAAAAGGCCCTTTGCTCAGTTAAAATGAATAACTGTGAATGGATTTTTAAAATACTGTACACATACTATTTAAATGCTTTTGCGCCACTATGATCTTAAACAAATAACTGTCATGGAtataaatactgtagcctactcctgaTCTAAATCCAATTAAACCGATACAAGCACTAAATCAGGAACAGTTCATCTTCTATAGCGCCACATAAAGATGTATAAATGTGATTACATTGGCACATATTTTCTTTGCATCTTtctgtagcctacaataagggGCAAACATTGGCTGCCCTATCTATGGAACTTAGGTGGCCGAGGAAACAGGATCCGCTTTAAAATGGGCTTACTGCAATCCTCTTAACTGGATCAAATCAACATTATACTATCAGTCAACTTGTCTTATTGCACTTTGAAATAACATGCACAATGATGTGCAAAACGGCGAAGGTGAGTAAAAGTAGCCATATTCATAAATTAAATTGATTTCTAAATAGCCATTTGATTTATTTCAATAACTGTTGATTGGAAAATGCAGCCTACCTTTAAAGTCAATGGTGATATTTTCTGCTTATTCACCCCGTCAGGTAAGAAGTCCAGGAGACAGTCCAAAACGATATCCTTCACAATCTGAAAATCACTTTCCCCTTTCATATCCGCGCAAAAGATTAGGTCAAGGTCCTTGTAGCCCAGTCCGCTATCCTCATGAAGAACGTGGCTTGCAGCAGACCCGTTTAACCGTACGTCCCGGACGTGGATATTCCTCTCCTCCATGCGACTACGCACCACCTTCACTATTTGTCGGGGTTTCATCTCCAAAGTGGGGAAGTTTCCACGGCCGTGGATGGGAATGGTCTCGGTCAGGATGGCATCAAGACGCTGCACTTGTTCCCAGCCGAGAACGCTGATATTGCTGCTTTCAACCTCAGTTATAGGACTAGCACCAGTGCAACTATGTTCTTCAGACATTGTGGAGAAAATTAAACGGCAATTGACAATGAAGTTTCTTTAGAGACAGGTCCGTATCCAAATGTGGATTTTACGCGCAGTGACAGTGGGCTATAGAAGGGCAATGTCACTTCATCCACATCGGTATCTTCAGTCAGAGTGCAGTACctctatattatactgtaacataAATCAAATCAAGGCGAAATAGGCTACTCAGTGCGCAGTAAAGAAATGACAGCTGCTAACTCCCGTTGACTCGCGTGTCTTTTGTCGTGAGATGAGGGAGGACAGTAAATAAGATCTTCTCTCAAAGATAGTCGTCACTTCTGCCTTTTTCCTTTCTTTATAGAGCGTGAAACGTTTCCTCGTCGGTTGTCACTCAGTGCATCCGAACTGTGCGCATCACCGTCTTTGGAGCTTGTTGGTATACTAGGAGTTCTGAGTTCGGGCTGTGACTCCATCGCCTAAGGCACGCCTATGATTTTTAATTTGCATGAATACGCACTTGGCAAGTTTTGCAGCGATCAGCCCTCTGTGGAATCCCGTGGATTGTGACGCGCAACTTCTAAATATTTGATTCCCCTTTCGTCTCCAATACATTCTTAAAGCCTTCCATGTAACTTGTCACGTGAAAAGTATGTGGTTTAGTTTGGCTACTTTTGTTTTCCAAAGTTAACCGTTACCTATCCACTGTGCTTGGCTTGTGGGCGTCGCTTCTCGCTGAAAGGCAGGTACAGTTTTAGGAATGTCACATGCTatgtacaaccccccccccccccttattatTTGAACGAAGATAAGTTAGAGCGACATCAACAGCCTGGGGTTACATCCCAGGCTTTGTCGCAACTGCACGTGACCCTCATTATAGGACGGCAAACAATTGTCCCAGTGCCGTCCAGGGTGGGAGAGGGTTTTGGCCGTTGGGGCTTTCCTTGgctcctccgacacattggtgcggctgacagctggtttaagcgagcagtgtgttcaCCAATTCATACAGTGTGCTCACCAATAGCAAATCGGACTTCTGACTACAGCCGCACTATAGCGACGTTGGCAAAAAGCGGATGTAGCCAGTTGTCAGGCATACAGAATTTAACCTAACTTAACCTAACGGAAAGAGGGACACCACACCGCACAGGCGTTTTCTACGCCTGCTAATGTTACTACAAATAAAATGACAGTTTTGTATATTCTCTTATGAAATGCAGGCACAGTTAATTGAAAATATAATAACCTAATGTGCCCTCCCTTGAGTTGAAATCGCATTATCGCATTAGGCTTTCACTATAAAGAGATGTTATTTTCACTTGCAGGATTTCATTGACCATACAAAAATTGTGGAGCAAAAGCCTACCTTTGAGTTGGCATTGCCATACCGCCCTCTATGGGAAAGAGGAAAAAGTTAGATCACAATCCTAACCAAATCTATGAGTAATTTGAAAAATATCCAGCAACAACATATtgtgagcagtggtgtaaagtactaaagtaaaaataatttaaagtactacttaagtagttttttggggtatctgtactttacaatttatatttttgccaacttttacttcactacattccaaaagaaaataatgtactttttccttcatacattttcccttgGCACCCTAAAGTTctagttacattttgacaggacaatgatccagttcacacacttatcaagcgaacatccctggtcatccctactgcctctgatcaggcggactcactaaacacaaatgctttgtttgtaaattatatctgagtgttggagtgtgcgcCTGGCTatccttaaaaaaaaaacaattgaaatggtttatacttttgatacttaagtagtagtattttactgggtgactcactcttacttgagtcattttctattaaggtatctttactttcactcaagtatgtccattgagtactttttccaccactgattgtGAGTCATAATGTAGAATGACACTTCCTAGTTTGTCTATTTTagggagctccagtgttcctaTATTGATATTTACTTGCTGTGTTGAGGAAACGTCATATAAATATGCCACTTACAGCAAATGTTTTCTCCAAGGCAACTTTTAAtacagtgagtgcatacatttttagtaTGTGATCCCTGCATGATTTGAACCCATGACCTTGGCGTTCCTAGAACCACACAGGACCAACACATACCTAATTATGGTTTCCCTAATGCCATTTCCTAAACCAGCCCCCCAAACTCTCACCTCTAAAGAACACTCTTTCCTAAACACTCTCTTTCCTAACCTCCAACCCTATTGTTGTGTCTATCAAACAGTATATGTTGTGACCTGATTTAGTGCCTGGTTAAGCTGTATCTGATCCcagcccacatgaaaaaatactatagtatactatagtattcactgtagtgttttgcgtccgcaaaaacactactgtgaatactgtagtatttactgagTATTTACAGTTAAGTATAGTATCAATACTGTAGTAAAATaaaactgtagtatatactatagtaattaattaagtgtttttgtggactatagtatactgtaggatttactgtagtgtttttgcagatgtCACTGCAGTAtctatagtgtttttgttttcattatctttgacatagaagtggaggctttttccttcaggaaacctactggagaaatactgAGAGAGCTCATTTTCCATAACCGGTAGGTAGGTAGGTCTGGGGTCTGAACGgatagttcagagcttctgctcttttctataacctgtaggaaacacaatatatggtctatacttggcatgtaggtttctcactaaCGTGTGGCACAAATTGCAATGTGGGGGTGGGGAATGTGCAGGGTATACACaatttaaatactgtagtatttactatagttaaaAAGAGTAGagttttgcagacattactgtagtatttactacagtgcTTTTTTTTGcagataatactgtagtatttactatattaTTCTAAAGATACAACATTATAATTACTACACATGATTGAGGGATACAacagtgtgtagtatattattctacagtatacttccGTTTACTAtataattctatagtaagtactttaatattctatagtaaactgtagtttTTTTTAATGTGGGAGGGGTCTTACCAATGTTGAGGGGACTTTAGCCTAGCGGCTCGGGAAGGCCTGGCTAGCTCAGTGGTCTTATGAATGTGATGGGGACGTGTCCAGCCATAGAAGTTCAGACAATATGAGTATAGTCCCTGTATGCAACCATGTATTTCTCTCTTCTTGGTCAATATACCCCCTGGCCTGGGCTAACTagtgttgtgaatgtgtgttgTGGACATTAGCGGTCTCTGTTGTCTTGAATCCCTTGTTTTCCCCATCATCATACCCCCTGGG is part of the Salvelinus fontinalis isolate EN_2023a chromosome 6, ASM2944872v1, whole genome shotgun sequence genome and harbors:
- the LOC129857785 gene encoding terminal nucleotidyltransferase 5A-like — encoded protein: MSEEHSCTGASPITEVESSNISVLGWEQVQRLDAILTETIPIHGRGNFPTLEMKPRQIVKVVRSRMEERNIHVRDVRLNGSAASHVLHEDSGLGYKDLDLIFCADMKGESDFQIVKDIVLDCLLDFLPDGVNKQKISPLTLKEAYVQKMVKVCNDSDRWSLISLSNNRGKNVELKFVDSLRRQFEFSVDSFQIKLDSLLLFYECSENPMAETFHPTIVGESVFGDFGAALDHLRQKVICTRNPEEIRGGGLLKYCHLLVRGFQADSETEMKSLQRYMCSRFFIDFSDISEQQRKLESYLQNHFVGLEDRKYDYLMTLHGVVNESTVCLMGHERRQTLGLIAMLAVRVLAEQNVIPNVANVTCYYQPAAYVADGNFSNYYIAQVQPMFHCQQHAYSTWLPCN